Genomic DNA from Entelurus aequoreus isolate RoL-2023_Sb linkage group LG25, RoL_Eaeq_v1.1, whole genome shotgun sequence:
GCTACCGAGTTGTCAACCAGATAGCCTCCATTACACTCACCCCCATAAACCTCACtctaatccgggtcacggcaccactcctGGTTCAGACTTGAACCTGGGTCGTTCACCTGAGAGACATACGTGCtcgctaccgagctaaaagcccgagCTGTCAACCTGATAGCCAACACTGCTCTTAAGTTTGTTAGGGAGTGAGGTTAACCAACGTACACATGGCTGTTCTCGTTAcacctcactctcatccgggtcacggcacccgCTTTGTTCAGTTGTTGCTTTTTTTGTTTTCCCCAGGAATCAAACCTGGGTTGTTCGCCTGAGAGACAAACGTGCTCGCTACTGAGCTGAAAGCCTGAGCTGTCAACCTGgtagccagcactgctcttaaTTTTGTTAGGGAGTCAGGTTAACCAACATACACATGGCTGTTCTCCATTACACTCACCCCTGTACACCTCACTCTCattcgggtcacggcaccaatggaACCGCTTGGTTCAGTCcttgctttttttgttttgcttgggacTTGACTCTGGGTCGTTCGCCTGAGAGACAAACGTGCTCGCTACCGAGTTGTCAACCAGATAGCCTCCATTACACTCACCCCCATAAACCTCACtctaatccgggtcacggcaccacttcTGGTTCAGACTTGAACCTGGGTCGTTCACCTGAGAGACATACGTGCTCGCCACCGAGCTAAAATCCCAAGCGGTCAACCTGATAGATAGGGAGTGAGGTTCTCCGTTACACTCACCCCCGTACACCTGACtctaatccgggtcacggcaccttGCTTTTTTCGGTTTGCCCAGGACCCAAATCTGGGTCGTTCGCCTTATAGACAAACGTGCTGTCAACCAGATAGGCTCCGTTACACTCACCAGTATAGAATTTCCCcctaatccgggtcacggcaccgatGTACCTCCGCTTAATACACTGGAATTGTCGCGAAATTGAATCGTGATTTTGTCGTTCTTTGTAGCACACTCGACCGTGGCTCTAATGACCTGGCAGTGATTTACAGCCCGTGTCTGAGAGGGGGCGCTATTCAGCACCCACACGCTAActggaacaggtggaaacaaataCAAAGAGTAAGATGTACTAATTGATTTTGCAGGTTGGTAAAGAGAATCCGACGCTGCTGGTGGCCCACGCATACACTCGGTACCTGGGAGATCTGTCAGGAGGACAGGTGTTGGGGAAAATTACCCAGAAATCCCTTGGGCTGTCGGGCAAAAAAGGGCTCTCGTTTTTCTCCTTCCCCGGCGTGAGCAGCCCGAACCGCTTCAAGCAGCTGTACAGGAGCCGCATGAACAGCATGGACCTGAGCCAGGAGGAGAGGGAGGCCGTGCTGGAGGAGGCGGTCGCCGCCTTCGACTTCAACACTCAGGTGAcaatttcctgtttcctgtttgctgtgGGAACAGTTGGACTTTTAAAAGAGGAAACGGACGTTTGAGGAAATATgctgacatttgtttttttttgtggctttCCTTCAGGTTTTTGATGACTTGCAGAAGCTTTTGGATGTCGTAACAGAACAATTGAAGATCGACAAGGCCAGCTTCCCGTCGTTTCCCAGCATGCACTTCACCATCGGACTGTGTGTCATAATAATGGCGACTGTGGGAATGGTCCTTGGTACCTGGTAGTATTTATTGTAACGCACTTTGCTAATCATCAGTTTTCTGAACATTTCTTAATTATAGTTGTAGGAGCCTAAATGAtatttaagttaatttacattttatggaaggtgctttatgtttattcagccaaaatttactttatttgcatTATACGAAAACTTATATATTacatgcttagaataattataaggtacactttatttgtaattagggatgtccgataatggctttttgccgatatccgatattccgatattgtccaactctttaattaccgataccgatatcaaccgataccgatatatacagtcgtggaattaacacaatattatgcctaatttggacaaccaggtatggtgaagataaggtcctttaaaaaaaataaaataataagataaataaattaaaaacattttcttgaatacaaaagaaagtaaaacaatataaaaacagttacatagaaactagtaattaatgaaaatgagtaaaattaactgttaaagggtagtactattagtggaccagcagcacgcacaatcatgtgtgcttacggactgtatcccttgcagactgtattgatatatgttgatatataatgtaggaaccagaatattaataacagaaataaacaacccttttgtgtgaatgagtgtaaatgggggagggagttttttttgggttggtgcaataattgtaagtgtatcttgtgttttttatgttgatttaattaaaaaaaaacaaaaaaaaacaaaacaaaaaaaaacgataccgataataaaaaaaccgataccgataattggcaggccgatattatcggacatctctacttgtaattattatatttgtctgaataatttgatgatgtacaaacctcgtttccatatgagtggggaaattgtgttagatgtaaatataaacggaatacaattatttgcaaatcctttacaacccatattcagttgaatgcactacaaagacaacatatttgatgttcaaactcataaactttattattatttttttcaaataataattaacttagaatttcatggctgcaacacgtgccaaagtagttgggaaagggcatgttcaccactgtgttacatggccttttcttttaacaacactcaataaacgattgggaactgaggaaactaattgttgaagctttgaaagtggaattctttcccattcttgttttatgtacagcttcagttgttcaacagtcctgggtctccgctgtcgtattttacgcttcataatgcgccacacattttcgatgggagacaggtctggactgcaggcgggccaggaaagtacccgcactctttttttacaaagccacgctgttgtaacacgtgctgaatgtggcttggcattgtcttgctgaaataagcaggggcgtccatgaaaaagacagcgcttagatggcagcatatgttgttccaaaacctgtatgtacctttcagcattaatggtgccttcacagatgtgtaagttacccatgccttgggcactaatgcacccccataccatcacagatgctggcttttgaactttgcgccgataacagtccggatggttcgcttcccctttggtccggatgacacaatgtcgaatatttccaaaaacaacttgaaatttatcattttaatgtggactcgtcagaccacagaacacttttccactttgcatgagtccatcttagatgatctcgggcccagagaagccggcagcgtttctgggtgttgttgataaatggctttcgctttgcatagtagagctttaacttgcaattacagatgtagcgaccaactgtatttagtgacagtggttttctgaagtgttcctgagcccatgtggtgatatcctttagagattgatgtcggtttttgatacagtgccgtctgagggatcgaaggtcacggtcattcaatgttggtttccagccatgccgcttacgtggagtgatttctccagattctctgaaccttttgatgatattctggaccgtagatgttgaaatccctaaatttcttgcaattgcactttgagaaaggttgttcttaaactgtttgactatttgctcacgcagttgtggacaaaggggtgtacctcgccccatcctttcttgtgaaagacagagcattttttgggaagctgtttttatacccaatcatggcacccacctgttcccaattagcctgcacacctgtgggatgttccaaaaaagtgtttgatgagcattcctcaactttatcagtatttattgccacctttcccaacttctttgtcacgtgttgctggcatcaaattctaaagttaatgattatttgcaaaaaaacaaaagtttatcagtttgaacatcaaatatgttgtctttgtagcatattcaactgaatatgggttgaaaatgatttgcaaataattgtattccgtttatatttacatctaacacaatttcccaactcatatggaaacggggtttgtactatttTATACTGCTTTAATACAGTGAAGATTACGTAACTGTTTAATAGCATATAcggcggaaggatctgtgtggtaataTGGTTTG
This window encodes:
- the hmox1a gene encoding heme oxygenase 1a; the protein is MKNTRKYEAASDLSEEIKAATKDNHVRAENTELMLSYQKGKITLPQYKLLLCSLYEIYKVLEEEMDKNCAHPAIAPIYFPQELDRLESLESDMEHFFGPDWRGKVVVPAATHVYTQRLRQVGKENPTLLVAHAYTRYLGDLSGGQVLGKITQKSLGLSGKKGLSFFSFPGVSSPNRFKQLYRSRMNSMDLSQEEREAVLEEAVAAFDFNTQVFDDLQKLLDVVTEQLKIDKASFPSFPSMHFTIGLCVIIMATVGMVLGTW